CCTAATATTTTGCCTCAGCGATGGAACACTAATCTGCAACTTGATAATCAAGCCTAGAGACATCTAGTCTATCATTTTTTGGTGACACTGATCCCTTTGCCAAAGAACACTACCGCCTGAATGCTCACACAGCCCGACGGTAATACGCAGACCGAACTCATTGACAAGGATTAAACAAATTTAGTACAGAAATTCTGCTAGTCTAAAGAGAACATCAATATTTATTTTAGCTTGAACAGAAAGACAAGAATAAGGCCGCTACCCGGCCGAACTTTTTAGACATTCATGATAACAATACAATATCAATGCCAGTTTACGAGAAGCAGCTATGACCTTTGACGATTACCTAACAATCCTAGCCAAAAACGACGGTTCAGATCTATTTCTTAGTACTGGAGCGCCACCCTGTGCGAAATTTCATGGCAAGCTAAAGCCTCTCCGCAAAGAGCCCTTTCTTCCCGGTGAAATAAAGTCGATTGCCTACGCCATGATGGACAGTGAGCAGGTAGCAGAGTTTGAGCAAGAATTAGAAATGAATTTGGCCTACCATATTCCCCGCGTCGGCCGCTTTAGGGTAAACATATTCAAACAACGCAACGAAATCTCACTGGTTGCCCGAAATATCGTCACCGACATCCCCAATGTTGATGCGCTAGGTCTACCACCTATTCTAAAAGACGTCATTATGACTAAACGCGGTTTAGTCCTCTTTGTGGGTGCGACCGGCTCCGGAAAATCAACCTCACTCGCTGCCCTTATAGACCACCGCAACACCAATAGCAGCGGCCACATTATTACCATTGAAGATCCCATTGAATTTCTACATAAGCATAAGCGCAGCATTATCAATCAACGTGAAATAGGCATGGATACCCGAAGTTTCCACCAAGCTCTTAAAAACACCTTGAGACAGGCCCCGGACGTAATCCTAATTGGCGAGATTCGCGATCGCGAAACGATGGAGCACGCCCTCGCCTTCGCTGAAACCGGGCATCTGTGTATCTCTACCCTCCATGCGAATAATGCCAACCAAGCACTGGATCGAATTATTAACTTCTTTCCCGAGGAAAGGCGCAATCAGCTATTACTCGACTTATCACTTAACTTGAAATGCTTTGTTTCACAGCGTTTAGTACCCACTGAGGATGGCAAACGGGCGGCGGCAATAGAAATCCTGCTAGGCACACCCACGGTTGCACAGGCAATCCACAAAGGTGAGATAGAAACGATTAAAGAGATTATGAGTAAATCTGAAAATGCCGGCATGCAGACCTTCGACTCGGCCTTATTCAAACTCTACGAAAGCGGCAAAATCTCCTTTGAGGATGCCCTAAAAAATGCGGATTCGGCAAATAACTTACGGCTTCAAATAAAGCTGCGTAGCAGCCGTGGTATACCAGAGGGAAGTGCTGAAGAAATAGAGAAGCAAGAACAAGCAAGTTCCTTTTCTCTCAGCATTGAAACGGATGAGGACAGCGAGCCGCAGTAAAAAACTTTCCATACGGTCTAGAAGAGCAGCTAAGCAGAAAAATCATTCTGCCTAGCTGCATATCAATTTACTCAGCTTCCACTGCATCAGCTACTTTTTTAACAGTGGGTTTTGGTAGTAATTCTTCCCGAATCTTGCCTTCAATCTCCGCAGCAGACTCAGGATTTTCAGCCAGGTACTTAGCAGCATTCGCCTTACCCTGGCCTATTTTATCCCCTTTATAGGCATACCAGGCACCAGACTTATCTACTAGACCTAGCTTAACACCCAGATCAATGACTTCTCCCAATCGATAAATACCGCGGCCATAAAGTATTTGGAACTCAGCCTGCTTAAACGGCGGCGCAACCTTATTTTTAACCACCTTCACACGGGTTTCGTTACCAGTGACCTCTTCGCCTTCTTTTACCGCACCGATGCGACGAATATCTAATCGCACAGAGGCATAAAATTTAAGCGCATTACCACCAGAGGTGGTCTCTGGGTTACCAAACATGACACCAATTTTCATACGAATTTGGTTAATAAAGATAACCAGCGTATTAGTCTGTTTGATACTACCAGTCAATTTACGTAACGCCTGTGACATTAAGCGTGCCTGCAGACCAACATGGGCGTCGCCCATATCACCTTCGATTTCAGCCTTTGGTACCAGCGCAGCAACCGAGTCAATAACAATCACGTCAACCGAACCTGAACGCACTAACATGTCCGTAATTTCTAGGGCTTGCTCGCCGGTATCAGGCTGCGACACTAATAGCTCGTCTAGGTTAACGCCCAGCTTCTCAGCATAAATAGGATCAAGCGCGTGCTCTGCATCCACAATCGCCACTGTTTTGCCGGCTTTTTGCGCTTCGGCCATCACTTGTAAACATAGCGTAGTTTTACCTGAGGACTCAGGCCCGAAGATTTCCACAACCCGGCCGTAGGGCAAGCCACCTATGCCGAGGGCAATATCAAGACCCAGGGAGCCCGTCGACACTGAGGGCATCACTTCCCGAGAGCTGTCGCCCATTTTCATGATTGAACCCTTACCGAACTGACGCTCAATCTGGCCCAGCGCTGACTCCAGTGCTTTCTGTTTATTAGGATCCATATGCTCTCTACCCTTTGTGGAGATTGATTTTAATGGCGATGGCTAAAAGCTATCACAAGCCATACAACTGTATATATGATCAGTATTATCCGCGTGCTTGTCAATGCCCGATCGCAATTTCTTTCCGAGCCAGTCATATCCTCTTCAGAGAAGTTCACTTTAGGTCACAAAGCCCCGCCTCATAAGCTTTCATGCTCTGAGTCATCGCCCAAGGGCGAACTGTGCTAAAGTTCGCCTCCTAAAATACCAGTGCTAAATTAGCCACCTGACAGAGCCTCTATGATTCCCTGGAAAAAACTAGGTACCGCACAAATACCACATGACGGTGGTGAACTGCAGTTTTCGCGACGCGACGACGAGTTCTCCATTCGCTTATCCGGTGTTCGCGGCGAATTAATGAACAGCCGAGTCTATCACTCTGAACAAGTTTTGGCGGAACTCGGCTGCGCATCACTAAAAAATAAAGCCGATGCTCACGTGCTGGTAGGTGGGCTCGGAATGGGTTATACCTTAGCGGCGAGTTTGCACGCGGTTTCGGAGACGGCGCAAGTGACCGTCGCTGAGCTTATTCCAGAAGTAATCGAATGGAATAAAGGCCCCTTAGGCGACTGCGCAAAGCACCCCTTGCGCGACCCGCGCACCAAAGTCCACCTCGGCGATGTTGCAGAGCTCCTGGATAACCGCCCTAACAGCTACGATGCAATATTACTTGATGTCGATAATGGCCCTGAAGGCTTAACCCATAGCGATAACAATTGGCTGTACTCCCAAGACGGCTTGGAGGCAATCTCCAACACCCTACGCCCCGAAGGTATGCTGGCAATTTGGTCTGCTGGCGCCGACAGCATGTTTGCAATCAGGCTCAAAAAGGCTCGCTTTAAAGTCTCTATTCACACTGTTCGCGCCCGCCCCGGCAAAGGTAGTCGCCATACTATATTTTTGGCCCAAAAGCCTTGGCAGCCCAGCGCGAGTAATTAGCAGAGAACTCTGCAGCGCAATAGTGGTTTATTATCTGATTTGTTATTCTTGCGCTCTTTGGTCAGTGGCTTTGCATGCGCATTACTCATGGTAATGACGCAGGGCCAAGCAGCTTACTCAATGACCAGCTCTATTTACTAGCGCGCAACCAATAAGGCATATCGCAATACTATGACAATCAACGTCAACATCAGCAGCGCAGCAATAGACAGCCATACGCCGATGATGCAGCAATATTTGAAGATAAAAGCTGAGCATCCCGAGGAAATCGTTTTCTATCGCATGGGCGATTTTTACGAACTTTTCTTTGATGACGCCAAGCGCGCATCCGAACTTCTAGGCATTACCTTAACCGCTCGCGGAAAATCGGGTGGCAATCCCATACCCATGTGCGGTGTGCCCTATCATGCGGTAGAAGGCTACCTTGCCAAGCTCGTCAAAGGCGGCTGGTCAGTGGCGATTTGTGAACAAATTGGCGACCCAGCTACCAGCAAAGGACCTGTAGAGCGCGCTGTGGCAAGAATTGTTACGCCGGGCACAATCAGCGACGAAGCCTTGTTAGACGAACGCAAAGACGCCCTACTGCTAGCAGCTTGCGGGCAAGGCCAGCATATTGGCATTGCTGTTTTGGATATGAGCAGCGGCCGCTTCCAAGTACTGGAAGTGCCTAGTCACGCAGCCTTTATCAGTGAATTGCAGCGCCTGCGCCCTGCGGAATTATTAATCTCCGAAGACCTCGTTATTGATGATATGCCCAAGTTAGCGGGACTGCGCCGTCTGCCACCTTGGGAGTTCGACGTAGACACTGCCAGCCGTGGGCTCTGCCAGCACTTTGGCGTGCAAGACCTCGCCGGATTTGGCTGCGACACCTTGAGTCAAGGCATCGGCGCTGCCGGTTGTTTACTTCAATATGTAAAGGACACCCAACGCAGCGGCCTGCCCCATATTCGTCAGCTTAAACATGAATCTCGAGATGACGCCGTGGCAATGGATGCGGCCACTCGGCGGAATTTAGAACTAGACCTCAATCTCGGCGGTGGCATTGAAAACACTCTAGCCTCGGTATTTGACCGCTGCCAAACCACAATGGGAAGCCGCCTGCTGCGGCGCTGGCTGCACCGCCCGCTGCGCAAGCAGTCTATTCTTAGCGCGCGCCAAAGCGGGGTTGTCGGCCTTATTGACGGCTATCAGTTTGAGCCGGTGCGAGACACCCTAAAACAAATTGGCGACTTAGAACGCATCCTGTCTAGGGTCGCACTGCGCTCAGCACGCCCCAGAGACCTTTCACGATTACAGCGCTCCTTGGCAACACTGCCACTACTGCAAAGCCAACTCAAGCCTTTAGATATTCCCTACCTGCTGAAATTGAGTAGGGAGATTAGCGAGTTTCCAGCACTTGATGACCTTCTAGCCCGCGCGGTCGCAGAAAACCCGCCGGTTGTACTCAGAGATGGCGGAGTTATTGCCGAAGGCTACGACACGGAATTAGATGAGCTACGCAGTCTGAGCAGCGATGCCGGCGAGTTCTTATTAGCGATGGAGCGCCGCGAGCGCGAAAAGACCGGACTCAGCACCTTAAAAGTCGGTTATAACCGCGTGCACGGCTACTATATTGAAATCAGTAAACTTCAGGCGGCCCAAGCGCCCGTCGAGTACATCCGCAGACAGACCCTAAAAAATGCCGAAAGATTTATAACACCAGAATTAAAAACCTTCGAAGACAAAGCTCTAAGCAGCAAGAGCCGAGCCCTAGCGCGTGAAAAACACCTTTATGAATTGCTGCTAGACGCCGTAAACGATGAGTTGAATGAGCTACAAACAGCCTCACAGGCCTTGTGCGAGCTAGACGTCATTGCTAATTTGGCCGAGCGCGCCGTGCAACTGGACCTCTGCCAGCCAGAATTTTGCGATGCTCCTATGCTCAACATAGTGCAAGGCCGACACCCCGTCGTTGAAAGTGTACTTGATGAGCCCTTTATTGCTAACGACCTCAAGCTCGCAGAAGAGCGCCGCACCCTGATTATTACCGGCCCCAATATGGGCGGTAAGTCGACTTATATGCGCCAAACCGCGCTTATCGTATTACTAGCGCATATCGGCAGCTTCGTCCCAGCAAAGGCCGTGACGCTGAGTCTAGTAGACCAAATTTTTACCCGTATTGGTTCATCTGACGACTTGGCCGGCGGGCGGTCTACCTTTATGGTAGAAATGACTGAAACCGCCAATATCCTACATAACGCCACAGATAAAAGCTTAATACTCATGGACGAAATAGGCCGCGGCACCAGCACCTTTGATGGTCTCTCGCTCGCTTGGGCCTGCGCCATTGATTTGGCTGACCGTGTCCAAGGCTTCACCCTTTTTGCCACCCATTACTTTGAGTTAACCGTGCTACCCGAAAGCTACCCCAAAGCAGCCAATGTGCATTTAGGTGTTACCGAGCACAATGACCACATTGTCTTTCTCCATCGCGTGGAAGAAGGCCCAGCCAATCGTAGTTATGGTTTGCAAGTCGCAAAATTAGCCGGCATTCCGGCCGACGTCGTCAAAGCCGCAAAAATAAAGCTCCAGCAACTAGAAAACCAAGCCATAGGTCATGGACAATTAAACACTGCCGGGCCGCAGACAGATTTATTTTCCTCGCCCGCAGAGGAACACCCCGTCATTGGGGCACTTGAAGACATTGATCCAGACAACCTAAGCCCGCGACAGGCTCATGAACTGCTATATGCTTTAAAAGCTAAGCTGTCTTGAGCGCTCATAAATACAGCTAAGGGGTAAAAACGATTAGGCACAGATAAATTATTGTTAAGACTAAGACTATACCGATTTTTTTCACTGGTGTTACAATACGCCGCTCTAAGAATTACCACCCAAGTCAGGATTAAAAGGGGCTGACCAAAAATGACTTTTGTTGTAGGCGAAGATTGCATCAAGTGCAAACATACAGATTGTGTTGAGGTTTGTCCGGTAGATTGTTTTTACGAAGGCCCGAACTTCCTTGTTATTCACCCTGACGAGTGTATTGACTGCGCATTGTGCGAGCCAGAATGCCCGGTGAACGCGATATTCTCAGAAGACGAGCTGCCAGATGACCAGCAAGTATTCTTGGAATTGAACGCAGAACTCTCAGAAGTGTGGCCAAATATCACGGAAATGAAAGCCCCTCCGGCTGATTCAGAGGAATGGGCAGGTAAACCTGACAAGCTGCAATATCTGGAAAGATAGAACTCGCAAGGCGATATAAAGCTTGCAGACCTAAAAAAGCCCGCAACTGCGGGCTTTTTTAGGTCTTTATGTCTACATCTACATTGTCAGTTGAAGTCTTCCGCAAATAGCGATGCTGCATTTAGGCCATTCTCTTCAAACAAGACCCGCATGCTCTTTAGAGCCTCGACCTGAATTTGCCTGACTCGCTCACGCGTCAAGCCAATTTCACGACCAACCTCTTCTAGGGTTGCAGACTCATGACCGCGCAAACCAAACCGGCGTACAACGACTTCGCGCTGTTTCACACTAAGCTCATCTAACCATTCATCAATACTGCTAGATAAATCTTGGCCCTGTAAAATATCACTGGGATTCAAAGCTTGGGTATCAGCGATGGTATCGAGCAAAACCTGATCGGAGTCTTGCGCTAGCGGAACATCTACCGAGCCAACCCGATCTTTAAGACCGCATAAGCGCTTGGCTTCAGATACCGGCCGGTCAAGCGCCACAGCCATCTCTTCCGGTGAGGGCATATGATCCAATTTCTGAGTTAACTCTCGCTCAGCACGCAAATAACTATTTAACTCTTTCACAACGTGGATGGGTAAGCGAATAGTGCGAGTTTGATTCATAATCCCGCGCTCAATGGTCTGCCGAATCCACCATGTCGCATAAGTAGAAAAACGAAAACCACGTTCAGGATCAAATTTTTCCACGGCGCGAATTAAGCCGAGGTTGCCCTCTTCAACTAAATCCAGAAGACTCAAGCCGCGGTTTAAATAACGTCGGGAAATTTTTACCACCAAACGCAGATTGCTTTCAATCATACGTTTTCGACCAGCGTCATCGCCTTTTCGGGCAAGCCGCGCAAAATGCACTTCTTCCTCGGCACTCAGTAGTGGGGAAAAACCGATTTCGCTAAGGTACATCTGGGTTGCATCGAGATCGTTACTCTGTCGTCGAGCACGCTTTATCTTGCTTGATTTAAGAACCGGATCAAGTACCGGCCTACGTGAACTGTTAGTACTAAGCACACCGTCTTCGCCGGCGTCATTATGTATTTCAATTAAACCTGAACGATAGTTATTACTTTCTTCATCTACCCGCATCGTCGAATCCTTATTTTCCTGTTATTACTCGACTTGGGTGATACTTAAGACATTCTTCTTATTACAACGGCGTTCAGCGCCTAGGAAGCAGTCTTAGAGGATCAACCGGTTTTCCATCTATACGAACTTCAAAATGTACCTTTGGTGAATCAGTTCCGCTGTCGCCCAATTCTGCAATAACGGCTCCTGCCTTCACGCTGTCCCCCTCTTTGACTAATAAACGTCGGTTGTGCCCGTAAGCACTTAAATAGCGATCAGAGTGTTTAAGAATTAATAGATTGCCATAACCTACCAAACCACTTCCCGAATAAACCACTACGCCAGCCTTTGAAGCACGTACAGGCTCGCCCATTTTACCTTTAATATCAATACCCTTATGAGCCTGCCCAGTTGCCACGAATGAGCGCACCAAAGGACCGGTAACCGGCCAGCGCCAGCCTTCTCCCGATCCCACAATCACCGGTGCAGGTTTAATAATCGGTTTTGTCACTGGCGATTTTACACTCGCAGTAGGTTTGCTTGCCGTCGCGCGAGAAGCATTAGCAGATGACTTTTTAGTGCTTGAAGCCGGCTTAGCGGCGGCCACAATCGAACGCGTACTTTCCTGCAACACTAGGGCTTGACCTGGATAAATTGTATACGGCGAAGCCAAATTGTTAGCAGTCGCTAACCCTTTAACATTGAAGCCATAACGCCATGCGATAGAAAAAAGGGTATCGCCAGCGCTAACTACATAATATGGCGGGGGACGCTCAGAAGGATTATAACGATCAGAAACAGGCGCGGAGCCGCCATTGGTGGTACACGCAGTGACACTAATAATTAAGCCAATTATGCTGAAAAATTTCATCAGCATCGTCATTATGTATACATCCTTATGAGCACAAAAATTATCCTTTTTTGCCGAAGAAGTAACACCGCACTGCACTTAAAATTAGAAGCCTCGTTAACGACCACCAATTAGTAATCTTGTTTTGATTACTTTATATACCTACAAGCCGAAGTGTTAGAAAAAAACAGTCTTAAAAATCACTGGCTTTTAGCTATTCGTTCTACAAATAACACCAAAATTACCCCGCTAATGGCAATGAATGAACACACCAGTAGCTGCGAGTCAGCTTGATTAGCATACTCCCAAGGCATCACATTATGCCAACCGGGCGCGAGTGATTCAGACAATAGCTGCCCGTCTGCGCTTAACTTCCAGGGCCAAATAATTGTCAATGACCCCAATAGAATACCCGTCAATGTTGCCAGCAGTCTCGGCCGGTGATGGTGCATCAACCAAGACAGTATGCGCACAAACAACATCAAACCAGTACCGCAGCCAGCGGCAAAACTTAGCAGAGGAGCTACCTCAAAATGCTTTACTGCACTAATCACCGGTTCGTACATACCCAGCAACAACAAGATAAAACTACCGGATATCCCGGGTAAGATCATCGCGCATATTGCCAACGCGCCAGAAAGAAATAAGGTCAATGGCGTTGCAGTAATCTCTGCAGGGCGTAATTCTCCAATCGCCACAGCAAACACAATCCCAAAGAGCAACCAGCCAATTTGGCGGCGACTGTGAGTGATTTGTCGAAAAACGATGAGCGCTGAAGCTAGAATCAAACCAAAAAACAAAGCTGCTAGGGGAAGTGGGTGCTCATCTAAACCGTAAGAGATCAGACGAGCCAAAGACACTACGCTGACTACAATACCCAGTACTAAACTAAGCAGAAAACTACCATTAATATGCAGCCAACATGCCGCTGGACCTGACTTAAATAGCAGCTGAATAGCTTTTAGGTTGCAAGACTTAAGACTTTCTATCAACTCGTCGTATATGCCGGTAATAAACGCAATCGTACCACCAGACACACCCGGAACCACATCGGCGGCGCCCATAGCGATACCGCGAACAAACACCCCAGGAGAAAATCCCTTCATTACTAATCCTTATTCACCCAGCGGGTATATTCAAAAATGCGTTCAAGCAACCACAACACCCGAGACCATCGGCACAAATAGAACCGGCTCGATTAACTGCTCTTCAATCCCCGTCTCGGTCTTGTCATAAACGTATAAAGACTGTTGCTTGCCCACCGGCCCCACGGGAATAACAAGACGCCCACCAACCGCGAGTTGCTCCAATAATTCTGCTGGCACGACTTCCGGCGCGGCCGCCGAAAGTATGGCGTCAAACGGACCCCGGTCTTTCCAGCCCATACCACCATCAGCATGACGCAGATGCACATTATGTAAGCCAAGTTGACGCAGTCGCTGACGCGCCTTTTCTTGTAATGGCCGAATCCGCTCAACGCTGAACACGCGCTCCACCATCTGCGCGAGTATTGCGGTCTGGTAACCCGACCCGGTACCCACCTCAAGCACCCGAGCGCGGGGGCCCAGCGCCAATAGCAACTCAGTCATGCGGGCGACAATATAGGGTTGCGATAGAGTTTGCTGAAAACCAATCGGCAGAGAGCTATCTTCATAAGCTCGGTGTGACAATGCTTCGTCGAGGAAAATGTGTCTAGGGGTTCCCCTGATTACATTGAGCACCGCTTTGTCAGTAATACCCTGTTCAGTCAAACGTTCGATCAAGCGATCTCTGGTTCGCTGGGAGGTCATCCCGATACCTTGCAAATTTAAAATTGTCACCGTGTCTTCTCAGTAAACATCAGGGCCTAGCGCGCCCTTAGTAGTTGATCAATTCTCGCACAAGCGCCGTAGCGAAACAGCCCCTCGGCAATGAAAATGCCAATGACACAGCCTCATTACCTAGCTGCTGCCATTGCAAGTTTTTAGGAACAACACGCATGGCGCGTCGCTCCATCGTTAAATTATTATTTATTAAGCCTGCACAGAGGTCGGCAAACTCGGCATATACTTTTTCTTCAAGTAGAGCGACCTCCGCA
This portion of the Zhongshania sp. R06B22 genome encodes:
- a CDS encoding PilT/PilU family type 4a pilus ATPase, which gives rise to MTFDDYLTILAKNDGSDLFLSTGAPPCAKFHGKLKPLRKEPFLPGEIKSIAYAMMDSEQVAEFEQELEMNLAYHIPRVGRFRVNIFKQRNEISLVARNIVTDIPNVDALGLPPILKDVIMTKRGLVLFVGATGSGKSTSLAALIDHRNTNSSGHIITIEDPIEFLHKHKRSIINQREIGMDTRSFHQALKNTLRQAPDVILIGEIRDRETMEHALAFAETGHLCISTLHANNANQALDRIINFFPEERRNQLLLDLSLNLKCFVSQRLVPTEDGKRAAAIEILLGTPTVAQAIHKGEIETIKEIMSKSENAGMQTFDSALFKLYESGKISFEDALKNADSANNLRLQIKLRSSRGIPEGSAEEIEKQEQASSFSLSIETDEDSEPQ
- the recA gene encoding recombinase RecA, producing MDPNKQKALESALGQIERQFGKGSIMKMGDSSREVMPSVSTGSLGLDIALGIGGLPYGRVVEIFGPESSGKTTLCLQVMAEAQKAGKTVAIVDAEHALDPIYAEKLGVNLDELLVSQPDTGEQALEITDMLVRSGSVDVIVIDSVAALVPKAEIEGDMGDAHVGLQARLMSQALRKLTGSIKQTNTLVIFINQIRMKIGVMFGNPETTSGGNALKFYASVRLDIRRIGAVKEGEEVTGNETRVKVVKNKVAPPFKQAEFQILYGRGIYRLGEVIDLGVKLGLVDKSGAWYAYKGDKIGQGKANAAKYLAENPESAAEIEGKIREELLPKPTVKKVADAVEAE
- a CDS encoding spermidine synthase, with product MIPWKKLGTAQIPHDGGELQFSRRDDEFSIRLSGVRGELMNSRVYHSEQVLAELGCASLKNKADAHVLVGGLGMGYTLAASLHAVSETAQVTVAELIPEVIEWNKGPLGDCAKHPLRDPRTKVHLGDVAELLDNRPNSYDAILLDVDNGPEGLTHSDNNWLYSQDGLEAISNTLRPEGMLAIWSAGADSMFAIRLKKARFKVSIHTVRARPGKGSRHTIFLAQKPWQPSASN
- the mutS gene encoding DNA mismatch repair protein MutS encodes the protein MTINVNISSAAIDSHTPMMQQYLKIKAEHPEEIVFYRMGDFYELFFDDAKRASELLGITLTARGKSGGNPIPMCGVPYHAVEGYLAKLVKGGWSVAICEQIGDPATSKGPVERAVARIVTPGTISDEALLDERKDALLLAACGQGQHIGIAVLDMSSGRFQVLEVPSHAAFISELQRLRPAELLISEDLVIDDMPKLAGLRRLPPWEFDVDTASRGLCQHFGVQDLAGFGCDTLSQGIGAAGCLLQYVKDTQRSGLPHIRQLKHESRDDAVAMDAATRRNLELDLNLGGGIENTLASVFDRCQTTMGSRLLRRWLHRPLRKQSILSARQSGVVGLIDGYQFEPVRDTLKQIGDLERILSRVALRSARPRDLSRLQRSLATLPLLQSQLKPLDIPYLLKLSREISEFPALDDLLARAVAENPPVVLRDGGVIAEGYDTELDELRSLSSDAGEFLLAMERREREKTGLSTLKVGYNRVHGYYIEISKLQAAQAPVEYIRRQTLKNAERFITPELKTFEDKALSSKSRALAREKHLYELLLDAVNDELNELQTASQALCELDVIANLAERAVQLDLCQPEFCDAPMLNIVQGRHPVVESVLDEPFIANDLKLAEERRTLIITGPNMGGKSTYMRQTALIVLLAHIGSFVPAKAVTLSLVDQIFTRIGSSDDLAGGRSTFMVEMTETANILHNATDKSLILMDEIGRGTSTFDGLSLAWACAIDLADRVQGFTLFATHYFELTVLPESYPKAANVHLGVTEHNDHIVFLHRVEEGPANRSYGLQVAKLAGIPADVVKAAKIKLQQLENQAIGHGQLNTAGPQTDLFSSPAEEHPVIGALEDIDPDNLSPRQAHELLYALKAKLS
- the fdxA gene encoding ferredoxin FdxA, encoding MTFVVGEDCIKCKHTDCVEVCPVDCFYEGPNFLVIHPDECIDCALCEPECPVNAIFSEDELPDDQQVFLELNAELSEVWPNITEMKAPPADSEEWAGKPDKLQYLER
- the rpoS gene encoding RNA polymerase sigma factor RpoS, with translation MRVDEESNNYRSGLIEIHNDAGEDGVLSTNSSRRPVLDPVLKSSKIKRARRQSNDLDATQMYLSEIGFSPLLSAEEEVHFARLARKGDDAGRKRMIESNLRLVVKISRRYLNRGLSLLDLVEEGNLGLIRAVEKFDPERGFRFSTYATWWIRQTIERGIMNQTRTIRLPIHVVKELNSYLRAERELTQKLDHMPSPEEMAVALDRPVSEAKRLCGLKDRVGSVDVPLAQDSDQVLLDTIADTQALNPSDILQGQDLSSSIDEWLDELSVKQREVVVRRFGLRGHESATLEEVGREIGLTRERVRQIQVEALKSMRVLFEENGLNAASLFAEDFN
- a CDS encoding peptidoglycan DD-metalloendopeptidase family protein, which gives rise to MQCGVTSSAKKDNFCAHKDVYIMTMLMKFFSIIGLIISVTACTTNGGSAPVSDRYNPSERPPPYYVVSAGDTLFSIAWRYGFNVKGLATANNLASPYTIYPGQALVLQESTRSIVAAAKPASSTKKSSANASRATASKPTASVKSPVTKPIIKPAPVIVGSGEGWRWPVTGPLVRSFVATGQAHKGIDIKGKMGEPVRASKAGVVVYSGSGLVGYGNLLILKHSDRYLSAYGHNRRLLVKEGDSVKAGAVIAELGDSGTDSPKVHFEVRIDGKPVDPLRLLPRR
- a CDS encoding DUF368 domain-containing protein, whose amino-acid sequence is MKGFSPGVFVRGIAMGAADVVPGVSGGTIAFITGIYDELIESLKSCNLKAIQLLFKSGPAACWLHINGSFLLSLVLGIVVSVVSLARLISYGLDEHPLPLAALFFGLILASALIVFRQITHSRRQIGWLLFGIVFAVAIGELRPAEITATPLTLFLSGALAICAMILPGISGSFILLLLGMYEPVISAVKHFEVAPLLSFAAGCGTGLMLFVRILSWLMHHHRPRLLATLTGILLGSLTIIWPWKLSADGQLLSESLAPGWHNVMPWEYANQADSQLLVCSFIAISGVILVLFVERIAKSQ
- a CDS encoding protein-L-isoaspartate(D-aspartate) O-methyltransferase; this encodes MTSQRTRDRLIERLTEQGITDKAVLNVIRGTPRHIFLDEALSHRAYEDSSLPIGFQQTLSQPYIVARMTELLLALGPRARVLEVGTGSGYQTAILAQMVERVFSVERIRPLQEKARQRLRQLGLHNVHLRHADGGMGWKDRGPFDAILSAAAPEVVPAELLEQLAVGGRLVIPVGPVGKQQSLYVYDKTETGIEEQLIEPVLFVPMVSGVVVA